A single Cryptomeria japonica unplaced genomic scaffold, Sugi_1.0 HiC_scaffold_241, whole genome shotgun sequence DNA region contains:
- the LOC131869273 gene encoding berberine bridge enzyme-like D-1, whose product MAFWSYMRTFGLFLLLWLVNLGGRGAVVAYSSQNATALAFTSCLSGNGIENVTFKSSSSSSNYYTLLEFSLQNLRYAEESVPKPYALIVPESRDQLHKSVQCSIQHGWQIVMRSGGHSYEGLSSTSQAPNFVIIDVMKLERVEVDMKSKTAWVESGATLGQLYSAIANKTSLYGFPAGVCPTVGVGGTLSGGGLGLLARKYGVSADHVIDALLVDANGKLVDRKGMGEDVFWALRGGGGGSWGVVVAWQIRLVKVPPVITVFNVNRTGNDNVTELVERWQSVEPFAPEDLYIRVFVFGGSPVSLTFNGMYLGPLPQLLKLVNEIFPEMGLVAADCNETDWIGSVISTAVANGYSADLLNRYLATKRYFKNKSDYVKSAISSSGLQGAWKIMEEKPDSQMILAPFGGVMNRIPSTRIPFPHRAGYLYEIQYVLNWEDASEDAESVAWMRKLYEYMTHYVSKSPRGAYVNYIDLDLGHASANGTSTVQQAKSWGEKYFGVNFFRLVHVKTKFDPNNIFKNAQSIPPLSQS is encoded by the coding sequence ATGGCTTTCTGGAGTTATATGAGAACGTTTGGTTTGTTTCTATTGTTGTGGCTTGTAAATTTGGGAGGCCGAGGTGCGGTTGTGGCATACTCGTCACAAAATGCAACTGCACTAGCGTTCACCTCATGTTTGAGTGGAAACGGTATCGAAAACGTGACGTTCAAAAGCTCTTCTTCATCAAGCAACTATTACACGCTCCTCGAATTCTCTCTGCAGAATCTGCGCTATGCGGAAGAAAGCGTGCCAAAGCCATACGCTTTGATTGTTCCGGAGAGCAGAGACCAACTGCACAAGTCAGTGCAGTGCTCCATACAACACGGCTGGCAGATCGTGATGCGCAGTGGAGGGCACAGCTATGAGGGTCTCTCCTCTACTTCTCAGGCTCCCAATTTCGTCATCATCGATGTCATGAAATTGGAAAGAGTTGAGGTGGATATGAAATCCAAGACGGCTTGGGTGGAGTCCGGTGCAACTTTAGGCCAGCTCTACTCCGCCATTGCAAACAAGACTTCGCTCTACGGTTTCCCTGCGGGAGTCTGCCCGACAGTAGGCGTGGGCGGGACTTTGAGTGGAGGTGGGCTTGGGTTACTCGCAAGGAAATATGGCGTCTCGGCAGACCACGTTATAGATGCCCTGCTTGTGGACGCCAATGGCAAATTGGTGGACAGAAAGGGGATGGGAGAAGATGTGTTCTGGGCTCTCCGAGGCGGCGGTGGAGGGAGCTGGGGCGTGGTTGTGGCGTGGCAGATAAGGCTTGTCAAAGTGCCTCCCGTAATCACTGTGTTTAATGTCAACAGGACGGGAAATGATAACGTGACAGAGCTTGTAGAACGATGGCAATCTGTTGAACCGTTTGCCCCCGAGGATCTCTATATCCGTGTCTTTGTGTTCGGAGGCAGTCCTGTTAGCCTTACCTTCAATGGAATGTATTTGGGTCCTCTACCTCAACTCCTCAAACTTGTGAATGAGATCTTTCCTGAGATGGGTCTGGTCGCCGCCGATTGTAACGAGACAGACTGGATCGGCTCGGTCATCTCGACTGCTGTGGCCAACGGATATTCTGCCGACCTCCTCAACAGATATCTTGCCACCAAAAGGTACTTCAAGAATAAGTCCGATTATGTGAAGAGCGCTATCTCTTCATCAGGCCTACAGGGAGCATGGAAGATTATGGAAGAGAAGCCCGACAGCCAAATGATATTGGCTCCCTTTGGAGGCGTAATGAATAGGATACCATCCACTCGGATTCCCTTCCCCCATCGAGCAGGCTATTTATACGAAATTCAGTATGTACTCAACTGGGAAGACGCTTCCGAAGATGCAGAGTCTGTGGCTTGGATGCGAAAGTTGTACGAATACATGACTCATTATGTTTCAAAATCTCCCAGAGGTGCTTACGTCAACTACATAGACCTTGACTTGGGCCATGCATCTGCTAATGGAACCTCCACCGTACAACAAGCAAAGTCGTGGGGCGAAAAGTATTTTGGTGTGAATTTCTTCAGGCTGGTGCATGTGAAGACTAAATTCGATCCCAACAATATTTTCAAGAATGCTCAGAGCATTCCCCCGCTCAGTCAGAGTTGA